In Cervus elaphus chromosome 3, mCerEla1.1, whole genome shotgun sequence, the genomic stretch tggacaaagcagtctggtggaatacagtccatagggtcacaaagaagcggacatgactgaagtgacttagcacacacacacaaggacttTTTCATGGAAATCTAATTTCATATTCTCTTGATATGAGATATAATGTAGGAAGAAGCTCATTTTTAACAGTAATTGACATGGCTCAGTTTATTTTAATAGACATTGAAATTATGATTTGGGAGCTGAACTTCCATAATAACAGTGGCATAAGCCTGTTAATATGAACAGACAATAGACTAGGGTACAATAGTTAACAAATGAAAATTGTGGCCTTCAGGCCcactattctttttaaatttatattttacttttagttttaACATATTTACTTTCTTGAGATCAGTGAAATTCTTTTGATTAAGTCTGCAAAAGCTTGTTTCACTTGTTTGTTCCTCAGGCTATAAATAAATGGGTTTAACATGGGGGCAACTGAAGTCGTAAGCACTAACACACACTTATTAATTGCCATTTCATCTTTTGCTGAGGGTTTGACATAGATGAAAATACAACTGCCATAGGTGATAGAAACCACAATCAAGTGAGTAGAGCAGGTAGAAAAGGCCTTCTGTTTTTGCTGGGAGGAAGGGAACTTTAGGATGGCATTGACGTTGTATATGTAGGACATAACAACACACAGAAATGTCACTATGTCAATCAACACAGCAAGGGTAACAACCATCTGTTCTATGAACCGTGTGTCTGAACAAGAGATCTTCAGCACAGCAGAAGCATCACAGAGAAAATGATCAATGACAATAGAATCACAGAATTCCAGGTTTAAGCCCAGGCAGAGTGGTGGAAATATGACCAGCCAACCTGCTATCCAACAACAGGTAACAAGCCAAACACAGATTCTACTGTTCATGATGGTTGCATAATGTAAaggtttgcagatggccacatagcgatcaTAGGACATGATGGCCAGGAGAAAAAATTCTGTTCCtccaaaaaggaagataaaaaataGTTGACTAACACAAGCATTGTAGGAAATAGTCTTGTCCCCAGTTGATAAGCTGTATAAGAATCTGGGAATGCAGACAGTGGTGAATAAGGTTTCTAAAAAGGAGAAGTGtttgaggaaaaagtacatggcaGTTTTAAGGTGAGAATCTACTAAAGTGAGTATAATGATGATCAGGTTCCCAGTGACACTCAGTAAGTAGGAGACAACCAGAAATGTAAAAATCAGAACCTGCATTGGAGGGTCATCTGTCAGTCCTAGGAGTATGAATATAGATAATGATGTATGGTTTCTCATCATTGACTTGTACTTCTCAAACTCCTCACAAAGTCACTACACTGAACTGAAAAAACTTGTATGAAATTATGAGGCTATGGCCACTgggtaaaaaaaatccaatcaatgCAATGCatagtcattttcttctttaacttGATAATGACCAGTCAAAACAGTGGTGTTCTCAGCTCTTTTGATGTACATATAGAAATCCTCAAgatcatatttttctgaaataagtGTACTACAGTCCATACTTTTATGCTCCATTCAGGCATTCAGATCTCTATTTTTCAGTTCATCTAAACTCTGTCCTATATTCTCTGAAATGTCGTTGTCTATAGAATTTGAAAGCATTGTCTATGTGATATGATTTTGTGAGTATTATAATGTTCTTTTGTCCTAATAATTCTTCATTATTCCCAAGTTTGAATGAACTCACAAGCTGTTTGAGGTGTGGCTTCCTgttaaatgcaaataaatgacTAAGTTTGACATTTATACAGAGCATATCGGCCACACATGCAGTATTTCAATGTTTGCTGATACTGCAATGACTAAAAcgttatcttattttattttactttggtaTGAGAATCGTCATCCAAATAACATCATTACTTACCAGTGTTCCTATTTATCTTAAAGTTTCTAATCAGTACCCgacttttcttccattttcactCTGATAGAACAGTGTTCGATTAGAACTACATAAACAACCACCTGTAGTATTGGGTAAAGAAATTATCataagcagaaaataaagaagacctGAAGAGTTTAACCTCAGTTGTTTGTGCTTCCAAGGTCACAAAAGACAAGGGGATACAGTATGTGACACAGATTGGAGGAGACCAAGGACACATGACCATGTCTTAGCAAACAGTAACTTGAATTGCGTCCTGCAACATAAAAATGTCATTAGTGCAAAAACTAGGAAAATCCAAATAAAATCTGTatttaattaactttattttattattatttcttttccagcTATTCTTTTGCTCCTCTGTGACCgtccaagggcttccctcatagctcagttggtaaagaatctgcctgcaatgcaggaaactcgggttagtttcctgggtcaggaagatcccctggagaaggaaagggcaacccactccagtattgttgcttggtgaatcgcatggacagaggagcctggcaggccacagtccatggggttgcaagagtcggacatgacttagcgacgagagagagagagagagcgcctcagagagagagagagagagagagagaaagagagagaaagagagagagagagagcctcagagagagagagagagagagagaaagagagagagagagagaccctccAAGCCAGAGCCACAAGTGCACTCCTCCCAGTGCCACTGGGGTTTGGCGATGTGGCTGGCTGCACCGAGCATGCTCAGTCTGAGGTGCCAGGATAGCGAGTCCGGAGCCCGTGTGCGACTTGGTCGGCAGGGGGAGCCAGGAGAGCGCGAAGGACCTGCTGCGGCGGTGGTGACAGCGTGCATCCCTGTCCCCTGACCTGGCCACGGCCTGGATCCGTCCTGTCCTTAACGCTCTATTTTAGTTATTAGTATTTGTATACAGTGTTAATTCCTTAGTGTTAACAATTCCTTTGTGATCATTAGGAATTTACATTTTGGGAGAGCTGGTTGAAGGTTATTTGGGTACAGTTCACTATTTTTTCTACACTTGTATGAGTacaaaattatattataattaaaagtttaccaaattttagaaataaaaaagaaagaaaaccaaaacggTATAAACAGCAGTTGCTGAGCACTTTACGTATGGCAGTATGCTCGGGCAAATGTTCACATGAATTATTTACATGGTGTACATGTCTTCTCCTCCAGTCCCTTCTGCTTCTTCAGCTGTATTTTTGTGGGGATATCCATTTTATCATATTTGTGAGTATATAGGATATCATTTGAAATTAAAGTTGGCAGCTACATTTAGGGTTTAATGTTAATCAGCAATACCTGAATTGCGTGGATTCTGTGTATACATAAAAGCCAACATTATGGCTTCAGCTAATGGTGCACGCAGTTTTTGACCCACTGATAGTACACTCATGTGATGAAGATGTCCATGTTTAGAAAGGAATGTTACCTGTGGAACAGCTCTTCAGAGTGCTTCCACCAGAGTGGGGCATTCACTTTCCACAAACCGAAAGGATATCTCTGCCTTTGAGAGGAGTCTGTTTCCTGATACGACCCTGTTCATTACCAGCTTCCCACTCCTGTTTTCCCCTTCACTAGTCTGATACTCATACTTGTAGGTTTATCAAGTTTCAGCTTCGTGTCAGTTGCTATGAAACACTTTCTTGAAACTTCATCTTTTAAGTTCTTGGCTTCTATTTTTTGTCCCTCTTGCCCAGTATGCTTATCTCTTTCTTACCAGTAAATATGTGAATGTAATGTTTGAGACTGGGTAATGTCTTGTTTATTGAGATACCACAGCAGATAGCCCGATTCAGAGTTTAtcaagagctcaataaatatgtttattgtaAAATTCATGAATTATATACGTATTCTTCGGACTCAGAAGAAGTCAGTTTTCTCATGTAGTGAAATTTTCATTCCCATTTACGGTACATTCTTTAATGAAAAGTATGTAATCGTGCATGGGGGTCAATTAGattcttttgtgttttaacaTTTTTGAGGTATTAATGATATAAAAATGCCTACTCTTAATGTATATATGCCATATATAATCTCTCTTGTCCATTTTccttcactttaaaaatgagagcttttaaatattaaaatcattcTTTGCTTCCTGGCAGTACAAAAAAATGCTACCTGTCATTTTTAGTCCTAgactaaaaaaaaagtcattacaaTTCTTTTGCTTTGACCAAATGTATTACATACTTGGTCTTCTCTCTCATTGCTTACGTAGCAGCTGAGTCAAATACTTCTTATCCTTCAGTTATTGTCAGGATACTTTCTCACTTTCTTCCATTGCTGAATCAAAAGGCATTTGCCCTTAGAGGCTTCGCTTAAATGGATATTTGGAGTTTCACTTGGTTCctataaaatattccatttctaatCTTTATGAAAGGCAGATATCAGCTGCCACTTGGTACCTAGTCCCACTCTTTGGCTTAAAGTGCATATAGAAAAACAGAATAAGGGAATTAGGGAATGTTTTGCCTAAAACTTAGCCTCCCACCTCAATACCAGGTTGAAGGTCACACAGGGACGGCACAGAGTTTCCAGTGGTGGGACAGGAGTGAGTTGTCTCGGCAGCCCAGGCACCTCCCCTCAGTGTTGTCAGAATGACTCCAGGCATCTGACTTTCCCAAGCACCTCAGGAAGCCTGTGTGTCCTGAGGaaaaagactaattttttttttgtccaaaaaTGCCACTTTTTTCTTCAGTCATTCATATTtctattcagtcattcattcatgtcaTATTAACAAGGATCATGAAATTAACTGATATAGAAAAAGATGTTAAAATtgagttttcattaaaatgtgaaaGACTTCTACAGGAAGGGGTCATTGAGTTATAAACCATAAGCAAATAAGTCACTCAATAGAGATATAGGTCACCTATTTTAtacacaatttttatttcaaatgaggATGAAGTTATGGCAGAGAACACATGGGAGTGTCCCTCTAATGTCCACTGCGTTTAGACGACCTTCATCATATTGATACATGAAGGCAGCTAATCAATGACTGTCCTGTACTTGCCACTCATACTGTGAAGCCACACTTCATAAGTGGTTGTTGAAAcctttcatataattttaaagtgaCAAATCATATCAGTTATGTTGGTATACATACATTGCTCAAAAGAAAGCATCATTCTAGAGTTCAGAAAatggacagaaaaataaaaaaatacttctcTGATAGTTGTAACCTCAGATGTTTGCTGAACCCCAAAGTTGCAAAGAGTGAAAAAAGTCCTCCAGGAAGGTCTTCTAATGGAGAGAGGAAGGTGGACTCTGACTGTTCTTAGGAGCACATACTCAAACTCATAGCAGTCTCTGCACTTGGAGGGTTTCACTAAGTCATCCTCCACCCACACAAGATGAAGATTTTCTCAAGAGAAAGCCTGTCTCCCCCGAGCCCAGGGAGTCTTTACTTTACAGAGCTAACAGTTGTTTAAACGGTTAGGAAAGAATCTTTCTGTTGTTGGGAAAATAGATGTTCTATTGTTTCTGGCAGAAGGACATATTTCTAAACTGAGAGAATTTCCCTTAAAAAATATTGAGCAAATTTTCAACtatgtgaaacaaacaaacatgtcCTTGGTGGATTTATCTTATCATTATCAATGAATCTCTGGTGTAGTAGACTTTGGGGATAGAGCAGGAAATACAGATCTGGGGAAAATGTCCTCAGAGAGGCAGGTATAAGTAACATTAGCACCAGAAGCAGTGCAGGAATGCAATAATAATATCAGATTGCAAGACAAAAGGCAACcatgtgttattttatttcaacAGTATGATAGACATTTGTTATACGATACAGACAATTTTTCCAATTTAGTAATCCTATAAAGCTGTAATTAATATTTAGTGTCAGTATAAATATTCAgataataatagagaaaaatattttatcaaaagaaaaagcaaagtgatAACCTACATTGATAGTTTTCAGAAATACCTCCcagatatttaaatttcttttgcttttgtatcATATAGGGCTTTTTgaaaattgaagtagagttgatttataatgctgtgtttatttctgctttatagcaaagtctttcagttatacatacacatatattattttttatattctttccactGTGGTTTTTCACAGGagattgaatatagtttcttCTGTAATACAGTGGAGTAGTGTTATTTATACATTCTGTTTATACTTGTTTGCTCCTGCTAACCCCAAATATCCACTCCATGCCTCTCAATGCCCCTCatagcaaccacaagtctgttctctatgtctgtgagtttgtttctgattTATAGATAAGTATATTTGTGTCACGTTTTAGATTtcccatataagtgatattgtatgtattgactttccttttctgctttagtTACTCtggtaatctctagttgcatccttgttgctgcaaatgaaattattctttttttatggctaatattccattctatatatataccatatcttcttcatccattcatttgttggtggacatttaggttgtattcaggttttgcaggaggcaggtaatgtggtttggtattcccatctttttcagaatttccagtttgctgtgatccacacagtcaaaggctttggcatagtcaataaagcagaagtagatgtttctctggaattctcttgctttttctatgatccagtggatgttggtaatttgatctctggctcctctgccttttctaaatccagcttgaaaatctaaAGTTCTCGcatcatgtactgttaaagcctagcttggagaattttgagtattactttgctagtgtgtgagatgagtacaattgttcagtagtttgaacattctttggtattgcccttctttgggattggaatgaaaattgaccttttccagtgctgtggccacggctgagttttccaaatttgctggcatattgagtgcagcactttcacagcatcatctttcaggatttgaaagaactcaactggaattccatcacctctactagctttgttcttagtcatgctcctaaggcccacttgactttacactccaggatgtctggctgtggGTGAGTGAtgacatcattgtgattatctgggtcatgatgatctttattgtatagtttttctgtgtatttatacctcttcttaatatcttctgtttctgttaggcccatacaatttttatcctttattgtgcccatctttgcatgaattgttcccttggtttctctaattttctttaagagttcccattctattgttttcctctatttcttcacattaatcacttaagaaggctttcttatccctccttgcttttctttggaactctgcattcagacgggtgtaactttccttttctcttttgcctttagcttctcttttttctagctacttgtaaggcctcctcagacaatcattttgcccttttgcatttctttttctttgctgaaCAGAGGGAAAACCTTACAATAGTCCTGATGATATAAATGTAGGAAAGAACTACACACATGAGGGTGATGATGAAGGTCAACACAGCACATAGAGCAGCCACATGTCCTATCAGCCATGTGTCTGACTTTTCCTTAGTTGATATGCTATAGATGAATCTGGGAATACAAGCAGTTGTGAATGAAATGTCTAAGAAGGAGAAATTTTGTAGGAAAAGATACACAGGTGTTTAAGGTGGGAATCAATCAGAGTGAGGGTGATGATGCTTACTTTCCAATACACTCAACATGTaggacagaaatagaaaaatgaaaagcaaaattttCAGTCTAATGTCCTCTATCAACCCCACCAAGATGAAGGTGGTTAGTGTGGTTT encodes the following:
- the LOC122678365 gene encoding olfactory receptor 6C2-like, coding for MMRNHTSLSIFILLGLTDDPPMQVLIFTFLVVSYLLSVTGNLIIIILTLVDSHLKTAMYFFLKHFSFLETLFTTVCIPRFLYSLSTGDKTISYNACVSQLFFIFLFGGTEFFLLAIMSYDRYVAICKPLHYATIMNSRICVWLVTCCWIAGWLVIFPPLCLGLNLEFCDSIVIDHFLCDASAVLKISCSDTRFIEQMVVTLAVLIDIVTFLCVVMSYIYNVNAILKFPSSQQKQKAFSTCSTHLIVVSITYGSCIFIYVKPSAKDEMAINKCVLVLTTSVAPMLNPFIYSLRNKQVKQAFADLIKRISLISRK